A section of the Caballeronia sp. M1242 genome encodes:
- the dksA gene encoding RNA polymerase-binding protein DksA translates to MTTKLLTEAEILKMSEKDYMNEEQLAFFKNRLEQLQADILKNAGQTTENLRETVIVPDPADRATIEEEHALELRTRDRERKLLKKVQQSLARIESGDYGWCEETGEPIGIPRLLARPTATLSLEAQERRELRQKLFGD, encoded by the coding sequence ATGACAACGAAACTCTTGACCGAAGCCGAAATCCTGAAGATGAGCGAGAAGGACTACATGAACGAGGAACAACTCGCCTTCTTCAAGAACCGGCTCGAGCAGTTGCAAGCGGACATTCTCAAGAATGCCGGCCAGACGACGGAAAACCTGCGGGAAACGGTGATCGTGCCGGACCCGGCGGACCGCGCGACCATCGAAGAAGAGCATGCACTGGAACTGCGCACGCGCGACCGCGAACGCAAGCTCCTGAAGAAGGTGCAGCAATCGCTCGCGCGCATCGAATCCGGCGACTACGGCTGGTGCGAAGAGACCGGCGAGCCGATCGGCATTCCGCGGCTGCTCGCGCGCCCCACGGCCACGCTCTCGCTCGAAGCGCAAGAGCGCCGCGAACTGCGCCAGAAACTCTTCGGCGACTAA
- a CDS encoding GTP-binding protein: protein MIPVTILTGFLGSGKTTLLKRILNEKHGMKIAVIENEFGEENIDNEILVQETNEQIIQMSNGCICCTIRGDLARALEDLANRKKAGTLDFDRVVIETTGLANPGPVAQTFFMDNTVADEFLLDAIITLVDAKHANAQLDQHEVVQRQVGFADRLFITKSDLVDADALEALKHRLVHMNPRAAIKVVNFGDADIKEIFDLRGFNLNSKLEIDPDFLAEDEHDHDHDHAHDDDHDHSTCGHDHSHDHEHHHHHHHAHHDDKIKSFVYRSDKPFDPNRLEDFLGGILQIYGERLLRYKGVLYMKGVDRKVVFQGVHQMMGSDLAAKWMPIEKKNSKMVFIGIELPKDLITDGLDACLVK, encoded by the coding sequence ATGATTCCCGTAACCATCCTGACCGGCTTTCTGGGCAGCGGCAAAACCACGCTGCTCAAGCGCATCCTGAACGAAAAGCACGGCATGAAGATCGCCGTGATCGAGAACGAGTTCGGCGAAGAGAACATCGACAACGAAATTCTCGTGCAGGAAACGAACGAGCAGATCATCCAGATGAGCAACGGCTGCATCTGCTGCACGATTCGCGGCGATCTGGCGCGCGCGCTGGAAGACCTCGCGAACCGCAAGAAGGCGGGCACGCTCGACTTTGACCGCGTGGTGATCGAAACCACGGGTCTCGCGAATCCGGGTCCGGTCGCGCAGACGTTCTTCATGGATAACACGGTCGCCGACGAATTCCTGCTCGACGCGATCATCACTTTGGTCGATGCCAAGCATGCCAACGCGCAGCTCGACCAGCACGAAGTGGTGCAGCGGCAGGTCGGTTTCGCGGATCGGCTGTTCATCACGAAGTCCGATCTGGTGGATGCAGACGCGCTCGAAGCACTGAAGCATCGGCTGGTGCACATGAACCCGCGTGCGGCGATCAAGGTCGTCAATTTCGGCGATGCAGACATCAAGGAAATCTTCGATCTGCGCGGCTTCAACCTGAATTCGAAGCTGGAAATCGATCCGGATTTCCTCGCGGAAGACGAGCACGATCATGACCACGATCACGCGCACGACGACGATCACGACCATTCGACGTGCGGGCACGATCACAGCCACGATCACGAGCATCACCACCACCATCATCATGCGCACCACGACGACAAGATCAAGTCGTTCGTGTATCGCAGCGACAAGCCGTTCGATCCGAACCGCCTCGAAGATTTTCTCGGCGGCATTTTGCAGATTTACGGCGAGCGGCTGCTGCGCTACAAGGGCGTGCTCTATATGAAGGGCGTCGATCGCAAGGTCGTCTTTCAGGGCGTGCATCAGATGATGGGCAGCGACCTCGCCGCCAAGTGGATGCCGATCGAGAAAAAGAACAGCAAGATGGTGTTCATCGGTATCGAGCTGCCGAAAGATCTGATCACCGACGGCCTCGACGCCTGCCTGGTGAAATAA
- a CDS encoding class I SAM-dependent rRNA methyltransferase: MNTITLKPAKDKSLVRRHPWIYANAIARIDGNPAPGATVTVRAADGRFLARASYSPHSQIRARVWTFDEAEPVDHAFFKRRVQRAVAHRQTMVRDTGATRLVFGEADGLPGLIVDYYVADQGSHAQLVCQFMATGVEAWKPAIVDALIAATGCPNVYERSDVSIRQKEGLEQTTGVLAGDPPPDTLVTNECGVRYHVDVKHGHKTGFYVDQRDNRVLVQQNAQGRDVLNCFCYTGGFSLAALKGGAARVVSVDSSGEALALARENVKANGFDAEKAEWLDADAFKTLRRLYDEGQRFDLIVLDPPKFAPSRETVDRAARAYKDINLSGFKLLRPGGLLFTYSCSGAIDADLFQKIVAGAAADARVDARILKRLGAGVDHPLLTAFPEGEYLKGLLLQIA; the protein is encoded by the coding sequence ATGAACACCATCACGCTCAAACCGGCGAAGGACAAGTCGCTCGTTCGCCGCCATCCGTGGATTTACGCGAACGCCATCGCGCGCATCGACGGCAATCCCGCGCCCGGCGCGACCGTCACCGTGCGCGCCGCCGATGGCCGTTTTCTCGCTCGCGCGTCGTACAGCCCGCATTCGCAGATTCGCGCGCGCGTCTGGACGTTCGACGAAGCGGAGCCCGTCGATCACGCCTTCTTCAAGCGCCGCGTGCAGCGCGCGGTCGCGCATCGGCAGACGATGGTCCGCGATACCGGCGCGACGCGCCTCGTCTTCGGCGAAGCGGACGGCTTGCCGGGCCTCATCGTCGATTACTACGTCGCCGATCAGGGCTCGCACGCGCAGCTCGTCTGTCAGTTCATGGCGACGGGCGTCGAGGCGTGGAAGCCGGCGATCGTCGATGCGCTGATCGCCGCGACCGGCTGCCCGAACGTCTACGAACGCTCGGATGTGTCGATCCGCCAGAAGGAAGGGCTGGAGCAGACGACCGGCGTGCTCGCGGGCGATCCGCCGCCGGACACGCTCGTCACGAACGAGTGCGGCGTGCGTTATCACGTCGACGTGAAGCACGGCCATAAGACCGGCTTCTACGTGGACCAGCGCGACAACCGCGTGCTCGTGCAGCAGAACGCGCAAGGCCGCGACGTGCTCAACTGCTTCTGCTATACCGGCGGCTTTTCGCTCGCGGCGTTGAAGGGCGGCGCCGCGCGCGTCGTGTCGGTGGATTCGTCCGGCGAGGCGCTCGCGCTCGCGCGCGAGAACGTGAAGGCCAACGGCTTTGACGCGGAAAAAGCCGAATGGCTCGACGCCGACGCCTTCAAGACGCTGCGCCGTCTGTACGACGAAGGCCAGCGTTTCGACCTGATCGTGCTCGATCCGCCGAAGTTCGCGCCGTCGCGCGAAACCGTGGACCGCGCCGCGCGTGCGTACAAGGACATCAATCTGAGCGGCTTCAAGCTGCTGCGTCCGGGCGGGCTGCTGTTCACGTATTCGTGCTCGGGTGCGATCGATGCGGACTTGTTTCAGAAGATCGTCGCGGGCGCGGCGGCCGATGCCCGCGTCGATGCGCGCATCCTGAAGCGCCTCGGCGCGGGCGTCGATCACCCGCTGCTTACGGCGTTTCCGGAAGGCGAGTACCTGAAGGGCCTGCTGTTGCAAATCGCGTGA
- the xerC gene encoding tyrosine recombinase XerC, with translation MQPADHIAAYLAMLEHERRLSEHTLRGYTYELGELRALAKGRALETLTAADMRGAVVRAHAAGLSPRSIAHRLSAWRAFYRWLAERVEMPANPVATVRAPKREKTLPKALSVDDAMALMDAPRADSTEALRDHAMLELFYSSGLRLSELVGLDVRHVDTKDHQSAGWLDLAAAEVTVLGKGKRMRKVPVGRKAIDALRAWIDVRGEFVKLEPHALFLSVRGNRMSPGVVRERVKRMALLAGIPANVHPHVLRHSFATHVLQSSGDLRAVQELLGHASITATQIYTSLDFQHLARVYDSAHPRAKKRD, from the coding sequence ATGCAGCCCGCCGATCACATCGCCGCTTATCTCGCGATGCTCGAACACGAGCGGCGTTTGTCGGAGCACACGCTGCGTGGCTACACGTACGAACTCGGCGAACTGCGCGCGCTCGCCAAGGGCCGCGCGCTCGAAACGCTGACGGCCGCCGACATGCGCGGCGCGGTCGTGCGCGCGCACGCGGCGGGGCTGTCGCCGCGCTCCATCGCGCATCGGCTGTCGGCGTGGCGCGCGTTTTACCGCTGGCTCGCCGAACGCGTCGAGATGCCCGCGAACCCTGTCGCGACGGTGCGCGCGCCGAAGCGCGAAAAGACGCTTCCGAAGGCGCTTTCCGTCGACGACGCAATGGCCCTGATGGACGCGCCGCGCGCCGACAGCACCGAAGCGTTGCGCGATCACGCCATGCTCGAACTGTTCTATTCGTCGGGGCTGCGGCTCTCGGAACTCGTCGGGCTCGATGTCCGCCACGTCGATACGAAGGACCATCAGTCCGCCGGCTGGCTCGATCTGGCCGCCGCCGAAGTCACCGTGCTCGGCAAGGGCAAGCGCATGCGCAAGGTGCCGGTCGGCCGCAAGGCGATCGATGCGCTGCGCGCGTGGATCGACGTCCGCGGCGAATTCGTCAAGCTGGAACCGCACGCGCTCTTTCTTTCCGTGCGCGGCAATCGCATGTCGCCGGGCGTGGTGCGCGAGCGCGTCAAGCGCATGGCGCTCTTGGCCGGCATTCCGGCGAATGTGCATCCGCACGTGCTCCGGCATTCGTTCGCCACGCACGTCTTGCAGTCGAGCGGCGACCTGCGCGCGGTGCAGGAACTGCTGGGTCATGCGAGCATCACCGCGACGCAGATCTATACATCGCTGGACTTTCAGCACCTTGCTCGTGTCTACGACTCGGCGCATCCGCGCGCGAAGAAGCGCGACTAA
- a CDS encoding DUF484 family protein: MNPREVADYLLDNPDFFVEHAELLGTIRLSNPHGKSAVSLQERQMEMLRDKNKQLERRLAELLRYGHENDSIATKFNRWTVRVTGQRDPYALPSTISKGLCEVFDVPHAALRMWDVDEAYRQADFARHVGEEVRIFAGSLDAPYCGANSGFAAAQWLGVANSASASSGGSLEDASAERGIQSIALVALRDPQAGPDAPAFGLLVMGSPDARRFHDGMATDFLAQIGVLASAALSRLLPN, from the coding sequence ATGAATCCACGCGAAGTCGCCGACTATCTGCTCGACAACCCCGATTTTTTCGTCGAGCACGCCGAACTGCTCGGCACCATCCGGCTTTCGAATCCGCACGGCAAGTCGGCTGTGTCGCTGCAGGAACGGCAGATGGAAATGCTGCGCGACAAGAACAAGCAACTCGAACGGCGGCTTGCCGAACTGCTGCGCTACGGCCATGAAAACGACAGCATCGCCACGAAGTTCAACCGCTGGACCGTGCGCGTGACCGGCCAGCGCGACCCGTACGCGCTGCCGTCCACCATCAGCAAAGGACTGTGCGAAGTGTTCGACGTGCCGCACGCCGCGCTGCGCATGTGGGATGTCGATGAAGCGTACCGCCAGGCGGATTTCGCGCGCCACGTCGGCGAGGAAGTGCGTATTTTCGCGGGCAGCCTCGACGCGCCGTATTGCGGCGCGAACAGCGGCTTCGCGGCGGCGCAGTGGCTCGGCGTGGCGAACTCGGCATCGGCGTCCAGCGGCGGCTCGCTGGAAGACGCGTCCGCCGAACGCGGCATTCAGTCGATTGCGCTGGTCGCGCTGCGCGATCCGCAAGCCGGCCCGGATGCGCCCGCGTTCGGCCTGCTCGTGATGGGCTCGCCCGACGCGCGGCGCTTCCACGACGGCATGGCGACGGATTTTCTCGCGCAGATCGGCGTGCTGGCGAGCGCGGCGCTCTCCCGCCTGCTGCCGAACTGA
- the dapF gene encoding diaminopimelate epimerase: MKLKFTKMQGAGNDFVVLDGYSQALDLNAAQVRALADRHFGVGADQLLLVEKPTVDGVDFKYRIFNCDGGEVEHCGNGARCFVKFVRDRGLTAASTVRVQVQKGVITLTMQDNGEVTVDMGAPVFDPPRVPFDASGLDGRSEGNDTLWPLDIGAKTRWVSVVSMGNPHAVHVVDDVKAYPVLAEGPLVERHARFPERVNAGFMQIVDRHSVKLRVFERGAGETLACGTGACAAVAAGIRRGLLDSPVRVETHGGTLTISWDGARDESAALFMAGPAATVFEGEIELSDIG; this comes from the coding sequence ATGAAACTCAAGTTCACCAAGATGCAGGGCGCGGGCAACGACTTTGTCGTGCTCGACGGCTACTCGCAGGCGCTCGATCTGAACGCCGCGCAGGTTCGCGCGCTCGCCGACCGTCACTTCGGCGTCGGCGCGGATCAGCTGCTGCTGGTCGAAAAGCCGACCGTCGATGGCGTCGACTTCAAGTACCGCATCTTCAATTGCGATGGCGGCGAAGTCGAGCATTGCGGCAACGGCGCGCGCTGCTTCGTGAAGTTCGTGCGCGATCGCGGGCTGACCGCTGCGTCGACGGTGCGCGTGCAGGTGCAGAAGGGCGTCATCACGCTGACGATGCAGGACAACGGCGAAGTGACCGTCGACATGGGCGCGCCCGTCTTCGATCCGCCGCGCGTGCCGTTCGACGCGAGCGGTCTCGACGGCCGCAGCGAGGGCAACGATACGCTCTGGCCGCTCGATATCGGCGCAAAGACGCGCTGGGTGTCCGTCGTGTCGATGGGCAATCCGCACGCGGTGCACGTCGTCGACGACGTAAAAGCGTATCCCGTGCTCGCCGAAGGGCCGCTCGTCGAGCGCCACGCGCGCTTTCCGGAGCGCGTCAACGCGGGCTTCATGCAGATCGTCGACCGTCATTCGGTCAAACTGCGCGTCTTCGAGCGCGGCGCGGGCGAAACGCTCGCCTGCGGCACGGGCGCTTGCGCGGCGGTGGCCGCGGGCATCCGGCGCGGTTTGCTGGATTCGCCGGTGCGCGTCGAGACGCACGGCGGCACGCTCACGATCAGCTGGGACGGCGCGCGCGACGAATCCGCCGCGCTTTTCATGGCCGGACCCGCCGCGACCGTCTTCGAAGGCGAGATCGAGCTTTCGGACATCGGCTGA
- a CDS encoding lipid A biosynthesis lauroyl acyltransferase, producing MLGRIGVSLAIGFLKFLAIIPYGITARFGDGLGWLLYQIPSRRKRIVHTNLKLCFPEWSPERREEVAQMHFRHAIRSYVERSVQWFGSAKKLERLIEVDSAVDLTDPDLPPTLFLGLHFVGIEAGSIFLNYSLHRQCGSLYQPFSNPQVEEIAKRQRARFGADMASRADSARIVLRWLRDRKPVMLGADMDYGMRNSTFVPFFGIPTCTLTAVGRLAKTGKAQVVPFIGEVLPNYKGYRLKIFAPWENYPTGDDDADARRMNAFLEEQIPRIPEQYYWVHKRFKTRPPGEASFY from the coding sequence ATGTTAGGGCGTATCGGCGTGTCGCTCGCCATTGGCTTTCTGAAGTTTCTCGCGATCATTCCTTACGGCATTACCGCGCGTTTCGGCGATGGCCTCGGCTGGCTGCTTTATCAGATTCCGAGCCGGCGCAAGCGCATCGTGCATACGAACCTCAAGCTCTGCTTTCCCGAATGGTCGCCCGAGCGCCGCGAGGAAGTCGCGCAGATGCACTTCCGCCATGCCATTCGCAGCTATGTCGAGCGCAGCGTGCAGTGGTTCGGATCGGCGAAGAAGCTGGAAAGGCTGATCGAAGTGGACAGCGCCGTCGATCTCACCGATCCCGATCTGCCGCCCACGCTCTTTCTCGGGCTGCACTTTGTCGGCATCGAGGCGGGGTCGATCTTTCTGAACTACTCGCTGCACCGGCAATGCGGATCGCTGTATCAGCCGTTCTCGAATCCGCAGGTCGAAGAGATTGCCAAGCGGCAGCGCGCGCGCTTCGGCGCGGACATGGCGAGCCGCGCGGATAGCGCGCGCATCGTGCTGCGCTGGCTGCGCGACCGCAAGCCCGTCATGCTCGGCGCGGACATGGATTACGGCATGCGCAATTCCACCTTCGTGCCATTCTTCGGCATTCCGACGTGCACGCTGACCGCCGTCGGCCGGCTCGCGAAGACGGGCAAGGCGCAAGTGGTGCCGTTCATCGGCGAGGTGCTGCCGAATTACAAGGGTTATCGGCTGAAAATCTTCGCGCCGTGGGAAAACTACCCGACCGGCGACGACGATGCCGACGCCCGCCGCATGAACGCGTTTCTCGAAGAGCAGATTCCGCGCATTCCCGAGCAGTATTACTGGGTTCACAAGCGCTTCAAGACGCGGCCGCCGGGCGAGGCAAGTTTTTATTGA
- the metK gene encoding methionine adenosyltransferase, producing the protein MSNDYLFTSESVSEGHPDKVADQISDAILDAILTQDKYSRVAAETLCNTGLVVLAGEITTTANVDYIQIARDTIKRIGYDNTDYGIDYRGCAVLVAYDKQSPDIAQGVNKAHDDNLDQGAGDQGLMFGYACDETPELMPLPIHLSHRLVERQANLRRDGRLPWLRPDAKSQVTVRYVDGKPHSIDTVVLSTQHAPDIDLPQLREAVIEEVIKPTLPKELIKGDIKFLVNPTGRFVIGGPQGDCGLTGRKIIVDTYGGAAPHGGGAFSGKDPSKVDRSAAYAGRYVAKNVVAAGLASRCLIQVSYAIGVARPTSVMVNTFGTGRVSDAEITKLVLEHFDLRPKGIIQMLDLLRPIYEKSAAYGHFGREEPEFSWEAADKALLLAEAAGTEPVVRVA; encoded by the coding sequence GTGTCGAACGACTACCTGTTTACCTCCGAATCCGTTTCCGAAGGCCACCCGGACAAGGTCGCCGACCAAATCTCCGACGCTATTCTCGACGCCATCCTGACTCAGGACAAATACTCGCGCGTCGCGGCGGAAACCCTCTGCAATACCGGTCTCGTCGTCCTCGCGGGCGAAATTACGACCACCGCGAACGTCGATTACATCCAGATCGCGCGGGACACCATCAAGCGCATCGGTTACGACAACACGGACTACGGCATCGACTATCGCGGCTGCGCGGTGCTCGTCGCGTACGACAAGCAATCGCCGGATATCGCGCAAGGCGTGAACAAGGCGCACGACGACAATCTCGACCAGGGCGCGGGCGACCAGGGCCTCATGTTCGGTTACGCGTGCGACGAAACGCCCGAACTCATGCCGCTGCCCATTCACCTGTCGCACCGTCTCGTCGAGCGTCAGGCGAACCTGCGCCGCGACGGGCGTCTGCCGTGGCTGCGTCCGGACGCGAAGTCGCAAGTCACCGTCCGCTACGTGGACGGCAAGCCGCACTCCATCGACACCGTCGTGCTCTCCACGCAGCACGCGCCGGACATCGATCTGCCGCAACTGCGCGAAGCCGTGATCGAAGAAGTCATCAAGCCGACGCTGCCGAAGGAACTCATCAAGGGCGACATCAAGTTCCTGGTGAACCCGACGGGCCGATTCGTGATCGGCGGTCCGCAAGGCGACTGCGGTCTGACGGGCCGCAAGATCATTGTCGATACGTACGGCGGCGCGGCTCCGCACGGCGGCGGCGCGTTCTCCGGCAAGGACCCGTCGAAGGTGGACCGCTCGGCGGCTTACGCGGGCCGTTATGTCGCGAAGAACGTGGTCGCGGCCGGTCTGGCGTCGCGCTGCCTGATTCAGGTGTCGTACGCCATCGGCGTCGCGCGTCCGACTTCGGTGATGGTGAACACGTTCGGAACCGGCCGCGTGTCGGATGCCGAGATCACCAAGCTCGTGCTTGAACATTTCGATCTGCGTCCGAAGGGCATCATCCAGATGCTCGACCTGCTGCGCCCGATCTACGAAAAGTCGGCGGCGTACGGTCACTTCGGCCGGGAAGAGCCGGAATTCTCATGGGAAGCCGCGGATAAGGCGCTGTTGCTGGCCGAAGCCGCCGGCACCGAACCGGTGGTGCGCGTGGCGTAA
- a CDS encoding phytanoyl-CoA dioxygenase family protein — MSEQTSLQSKSDQVHELRQMGFVIVKGLVSDARCDALRDVAQRQLAEAAAPLEYEADLKYPGAPESKHAPGGHTVRRLLDAYGRHPLFAEFATSPEVRGWMELYFGETPYLSRAHHNCVMTKHPAYGSLTGWHRDARYWAFERDDLVSAWVALGDETVDNGALWFVPRSHKLAFTSDRFDDAKFFRADLPENTALIRTAVSPKLAKGDVVFFHCNTLHSAGKNLTDQVKFSLVYTYRGASNAALPGTRSASKPEVALV; from the coding sequence ATGTCTGAACAAACGTCGCTGCAATCGAAGAGTGATCAGGTGCACGAGCTGCGCCAAATGGGCTTCGTCATCGTAAAGGGGCTGGTGTCCGACGCGCGCTGCGATGCGTTGCGCGACGTCGCGCAGCGGCAACTGGCCGAAGCCGCCGCGCCGCTCGAATACGAAGCCGACCTGAAGTATCCCGGCGCGCCGGAATCGAAGCACGCGCCGGGCGGACATACCGTGCGGCGGCTTCTGGACGCGTACGGGCGCCATCCGCTATTCGCGGAGTTCGCGACATCGCCGGAAGTGCGCGGCTGGATGGAGTTGTACTTCGGCGAGACGCCGTATCTCTCGCGCGCGCATCACAACTGCGTGATGACGAAGCACCCGGCGTACGGCAGCCTGACGGGCTGGCATCGCGATGCGCGTTACTGGGCGTTCGAGCGCGACGATCTGGTTTCCGCGTGGGTCGCGCTCGGCGATGAAACCGTGGACAACGGCGCGCTGTGGTTCGTGCCGCGATCGCACAAGCTCGCCTTCACGTCGGACCGGTTCGACGACGCGAAATTCTTCCGCGCCGATTTGCCGGAAAACACGGCGCTGATTCGCACGGCGGTTTCGCCCAAGCTGGCGAAGGGCGATGTCGTGTTCTTTCACTGCAACACGCTGCATTCCGCAGGCAAGAATCTCACCGATCAGGTGAAGTTCTCGCTCGTCTACACGTATCGCGGCGCAAGCAACGCGGCGTTGCCGGGCACGCGATCCGCGTCGAAGCCGGAAGTCGCGCTCGTCTAA
- a CDS encoding DUF3185 family protein has protein sequence MTRAISLALLVGGIVLLYFGGQSFHSLSNDVSRFFTGSPTNKTIWLIAGGIVASLAGLIGLALPSKR, from the coding sequence ATGACCCGAGCGATTTCCTTGGCCCTGCTGGTCGGCGGCATCGTGCTTTTGTACTTCGGCGGACAGTCGTTTCACTCGTTGAGCAACGACGTGTCGCGCTTCTTCACGGGCTCGCCGACTAACAAGACGATCTGGCTGATCGCGGGCGGCATTGTCGCGTCGCTCGCGGGGCTGATCGGGCTCGCGCTGCCCTCGAAACGCTGA
- a CDS encoding mechanosensitive ion channel family protein: MDSIDKLRPAYDFMLTLGLTYGINILMAILIVAVGWWISNIVANALRRTLNRTNVDATLTPVLASLVMWAIRVVAIVAALGKFGIAAASILTVLGAAGLAIGLALQGTLQNIAAGLMLLLLRPFRVGDYIEGIGVTAGTVNEIGLFTTRLTKADGVVMYVPNSIIWANPVTNFSANENRRVVLNFLVQHGQDVERVLSELRRLVTGDARIVQDGASAPWIAVTDYTDTGVKFNVGVWTRASDHPAVQADLLRQIQPLTRVPVAA, encoded by the coding sequence ATGGATTCAATCGACAAATTGCGCCCGGCCTACGACTTCATGCTCACGCTCGGGCTGACGTACGGCATCAACATTCTGATGGCGATTCTGATCGTCGCCGTCGGCTGGTGGATCTCGAACATCGTCGCCAACGCGCTGCGGCGCACGCTCAACCGCACGAACGTCGATGCCACGCTGACGCCGGTGCTCGCCAGTCTCGTGATGTGGGCGATACGCGTGGTCGCCATCGTCGCGGCGCTCGGCAAGTTCGGCATTGCGGCGGCGAGCATCCTGACCGTGCTCGGCGCGGCGGGGCTTGCCATCGGACTGGCGCTGCAGGGCACGCTGCAAAACATCGCAGCCGGTTTGATGTTGCTGCTACTGCGGCCGTTTCGCGTCGGTGACTATATCGAGGGAATCGGCGTGACGGCGGGTACGGTGAACGAGATCGGTCTATTCACGACGCGGCTCACGAAGGCCGACGGCGTCGTCATGTACGTGCCGAACAGCATCATCTGGGCGAATCCGGTGACCAATTTCAGCGCGAACGAAAACCGGCGCGTGGTGCTCAATTTCCTCGTGCAGCACGGTCAAGATGTCGAGCGCGTGCTGTCGGAACTGCGCAGGCTCGTCACGGGCGATGCGCGCATCGTGCAGGACGGCGCGTCGGCGCCGTGGATCGCCGTCACGGATTACACCGATACCGGCGTGAAGTTCAACGTCGGCGTGTGGACGCGCGCAAGCGACCATCCGGCCGTGCAGGCCGACTTGCTGCGCCAGATTCAGCCGCTCACGCGCGTGCCGGTCGCGGCGTGA
- the mgrA gene encoding L-glyceraldehyde 3-phosphate reductase — MAYEAASERYSSQMQYRTCGKSGLKLPALSLGLWHNFGDTTPISTQRDILRTAFDLGVTHFDLANNYGPPYGSAETNFGRLFKDDFKPYRDELLISTKAGWDMWPGPYGQGGGSRKYVLASLDQSLKRMGLDYVDIFYSHRFDADTPLEETAGALATAVHSGKALYVGISSYSASKTREMAKLLAEHKVPLLIHQPSYNMLNRWIEEELLDTLDEIGAGSIAFTPLAQGLLTSKYLNGVPQDARVNKPGGGSLKQEHLSRENLEHVRKLNELAQRRGQSLAQMALAWALRGGRVTSVLIGASRAEQVTENVGALKNLEFSQEELAEIDKYAQEGGINLWEKPSTDQRI; from the coding sequence ATGGCTTACGAAGCAGCATCCGAGCGTTACTCCTCGCAGATGCAATACCGCACGTGCGGCAAATCCGGTCTCAAGCTGCCGGCGCTGTCGCTCGGCCTCTGGCATAACTTCGGCGACACCACGCCCATTTCGACGCAGCGCGACATCCTGCGTACCGCGTTCGATCTCGGCGTGACGCACTTCGATTTGGCAAACAATTACGGGCCGCCGTACGGCAGCGCGGAGACCAACTTCGGGCGTCTCTTCAAGGACGACTTCAAGCCGTATCGCGATGAATTGCTGATCTCGACGAAGGCCGGCTGGGACATGTGGCCGGGTCCGTACGGGCAGGGCGGCGGCTCGCGCAAGTACGTGCTCGCGAGCCTGGACCAGAGCCTGAAGCGCATGGGACTGGATTACGTCGATATCTTCTACTCGCATCGCTTCGATGCCGATACGCCGCTCGAAGAGACCGCCGGCGCGCTCGCGACCGCTGTGCATTCGGGCAAGGCGCTGTATGTCGGCATCTCGTCGTATTCGGCGTCCAAGACGCGCGAAATGGCCAAGCTGCTCGCCGAGCACAAGGTGCCGCTTTTGATCCATCAGCCGTCGTACAACATGCTGAACCGCTGGATCGAAGAAGAACTGCTGGATACGCTCGATGAGATCGGCGCGGGCAGCATCGCGTTCACGCCGCTCGCGCAAGGGCTGCTGACGAGCAAGTATCTGAACGGCGTGCCGCAGGATGCGCGCGTCAACAAGCCGGGCGGCGGATCGCTCAAGCAGGAACACCTGAGTCGGGAAAATCTGGAGCACGTGCGCAAGCTGAACGAACTGGCGCAGCGGCGCGGTCAAAGCCTCGCGCAGATGGCGCTCGCGTGGGCGCTGCGCGGCGGGCGCGTGACCTCGGTGCTGATCGGCGCGAGCCGCGCGGAGCAAGTCACCGAAAACGTCGGCGCGTTGAAGAATCTCGAGTTCAGCCAGGAAGAACTCGCGGAAATCGACAAGTACGCGCAGGAAGGCGGCATCAATCTGTGGGAGAAGCCGTCGACGGATCAGCGCATCTGA